The window gttcggtgaggccatggagaacgacttccggacggcttcgaggaaattctggtccaccacccgacgtctcaggaggggaaagcagtgcaccatcaacactgtgtatagtggggatggggcgctgctgacctcgactcgtggggagaatacttcgaagacctcctcaattccaccgacacgtcttcccatgagggagcagagtctggggtctctcaGGCggtctctcctatctctgggattgaggtcaccgaggtggttaaaaagctcctcggtgccagggcccgggggtggatgagatttgcccagagttcctcaaggctctggatgttgtagggctgtcctggttgacacgcctctgcaacatcgcgtggacatcgggcacagtgcctctggattggcagactggggtggtggtctccctttttaagaagggggaccggagggtgtgttccaactccagggggatcacactcctcagccttcctggtaaggtctattcaggggtgctggagacgatggtccgtcgggaagttgaatcccagattcaggaggagaagtgtggtttttgtcctggccgtggaacagtggaccagctctacacccttggcagggtcctcaagggtgcatgggagttcgcccaaccagtctacatgtgttttgtggacttggagaaggcgttcgaccgtgtccctcgggtggtcctgtggggggtgcttcgggagtatggggtaccgaaccccctgatacgggctgttcggtccctgtacgaccggagtcagagttaggtccgcatatccggcagtaagtcggactcgttcccggtgagggttggaccccgccaaggctgccctttgtcaccgattctgttcagaacttttatggacagaatttctaggcgcagctgaggcgtagagggggtccggtttggtggcctcagtattgcatctctgctttttgcagatgatgtggttctgttggcttcatcaagccgtgacctccaactctcattggagcagttcgcagccgagtgtgaagcggccgggatgagaatcagcacctccaaatctgagaccgtggtcctcagtcggaaaagggtggcgtgccctctccgggtcggggatgagatcctgtcccaagtggaggagttcaagtatcttggggtcttgttcacgagtgagggaagaatggaatgggagatcgacaggcggatcggtgcggcgtctgcagtgatgcggactttgtatcgatccgttgtggtaaagaaggagctaagccggaaggcgaagctctcgatttaccggtccatctacgttcctaccctcacctatggtcacgatctgtgggtcgtgaccgaaagaacgagatcccggatacaagcggccgaaatgagtttcctccgcagggtgtccgggctctcccttagagatagggtgagaagctcggtcatccgggaggatctagagccgttgctccttcacatcgagaggagccagatgaggtggccggggcatctgattcggatgcctcccagacgcctccccggtgaggtgttccgggcacgtcccaccgggaggagaccccggggacgacccgggacacgctggaaagactacatccttcggccggcctgggaacgcctcggggtccccccggaagagatggatgaagtggctggggaaagggaagtctgggcgtccctgctaaagctactgcccccgcgacccgacctcggataagcggtagaagatggatggctggatggataaatacattctatatatttattgctgaaaacatgcaaagactgagaacgatGTCGGTAATCAATTGTGGAGTTAaagcattcaaatgttttttaccattttaaaaaggCACCGCTTGACGCACACTGGAGTCCGACATGAGATGGCCCTCTCCCACAAGAAGAACTTAAGTGCCTTCATCCACATCAGTTGTGACTTGTACTTATCTAGCTAGCGAAGCCTACAACCCCAAAATGCGTCTTCCCTTTGGATAGTCTGCTGGCGTGGCCGCGTTAGAGAGCCTGTGCAAAAGCCCCACGACGACTCTGTGGGATCTATTCCAGCCAGATAGATTTTGGCGGCTCCAACGTAGTTTTGTGGGGGCATAATAGTCGCTAGAAGAAgttgcattcatctttccagGTGGTAGCtgaggtatttgattgacagcaggTGAGCGGGTGTGGTTTCAGCGctgagttagattttttttgccattttcaagCTTCATTTTCTCTACTTGCCGATTTTTTcactcattcaaatttggcacgCATCATCAAAAATCCAACTTTAGTCTCACAATatattttgggggaggggggattgGGGGATTTCTTTATTGTCTGAAAAACAGGGCTATATTCTTCAAAATATAGTCCTTCTATTTCCAGGAAATATAGGACTTGATTTCTGTAATAGGCCTTTTGTTGAAATGTCTTCATTTGGTGATGTCAAATTTATGTGATGATTCGTCTCAATCATATCCCGGCTTCTAATTGGCCCAAAAGCCAAGAAAGTGAGGACCAACCTGTGTGTAAACACGAACGAGGcctaaacattgaatattgtcatctttggtgacTCTCTTGTGACAAAAATGATATTGTAGACGTTTAAAGTTTCCCAAGCGGGAGGATGCGCTTCCAGATTTTTCCCGAATGCAGAAGTAGGCTGCGCATTTACCGGGTCGGTTCATTGTGGAAAATTGCATCGGTCCCCACCGCACTCTTTTCAAATCAGACCCcatcaggacttttttttttgtgtgcgctaCGACTTACAGCCCCGCGCGGGTCCAAGGACCCCAGTTCGCGAATACGCGCGTTACCTTGGTGATAGGCCGCCACGTGACGATGGGGGCTGCTGATCGGACACAGGTCGAGGGCGGGGTTTCCGGCCCGCTCCAGGAAGCGGCTCGCCTGTCGTGGGCGGGCGGGCAGGGGAGGGGTCGTAAGAGTCCGACGGTCGCCACGGTTACAGGCTCGCACTGTACCTGTTCTCTGCGGGAGTCGCTGTGACTGAAGAGTGCCAGCTCCCTGATTGGCTGCTTGGTCTCCGTGAAGCAGATGCTCATCAGCACCAGAAGATCAAAAGACAACTTGCGACAGAAGACGGAAAGCTCCGCCTCCAGCTCCGCTCTCTGCATGAACGCCTGATACATGCACGCGCGTgtacacacccacacccacaaacacacacacacacacacacacgttcaggACCCCCACTATAAGTGAGCTAGGGCTGAAcgatttcaggaaaaaaaatctaattgggATTTTTCTGGTAGATTCTGGCAATTTCGATTCGATTCAAATCAAGCTTCAGTGCAATATTCACTGTGTTCAGTAACATTTACAAACACATCATaccaacaaaacattaaaatctTTTAGTCTAATAATGCAGAGCTGTGTGAGACAGTCCTTTTTCAAGGTTGCAAAATTGGTCCAATAAAGCAATCGCATCAATTTCAGCGCTTGCTGTCATACATATATAAacatgtaatactgtatgtaaaaaaaatttttttaacaaaaatgtttaaccTCACACTAATGTACATGTTCATTGTAAATGCAAGATcgcttgtaaatgtttttttccctatttttcTCATAGGCTAACTGCTTCAAACGGAGATGAGGGCTGAGTGACATGGCCTCAAATTCAtatcatgtttttgtaatgcaaTCCCTTTACAGCAACGCAACACGCTCACGTTATCAACTTCAGTCTAAAAATGAAAACGGAAGTGTTACTGAATGGATTATTTAAATGTGACATGTCAATATTTTCTGTTTAATGGGACAAAAAGTATGAGATTTTTTATTCTTCTGTCTGCTTCTTTTCATgcaaatttagcatttttaagcattagcatcttctttttcttttatgtgtgaaataaatttaacaaataaaaaacgtgtcgcTGGCGTCGGGCAGAATCCGCGTACCTCCAAAACTGTCACTTTTTCATGGGACCAAAAAAACAGCGTGTGGTGAACCATGAACATTGCGTCATTGTCAAATAGAGTAAGCTTTTTCCAATTTTAGATTGGTCAGTAATTTGTAATATAAATTTTATCACACACATGTGGGGACTAACCAATaatatagatttaaaaaaaaaaaaaaaaaaaagttaaattgaCCTAATTTTGCCATTCAACCTGGCGCCAGTGataccataataataatcataatccatccatccattttccgtagcgcttctcctcaaatgggtcgcgggcatgctcgcgcctatcccagctatctttgggtgagaggaggggtacaccctgaaccggtcgccagccaatcgcagggcacatagaaacaaacagccgttcgcactcacatgcacacctacgggtaatttagagttgtcaatgaacctagcatgcatgttttttggatgtgggaggaaaccggagtacccggagaaaagccacgcaggcacggggagaacatgcaaagtccacacaggcgaggccagatttcaaccccggtcctcagaactgtgaggcagatgggctaagcagtcgtccactgttccaccctaataataataataatttgtttttatgagtCCTTTAGAAAAgctaaattgattttttttttttaaactgaaaacaaaGACTGTATTTTGAGACGTATCATTGTGTAAATCTCAAAACTCAGCACTGTATGGGGCACAATAGTGAAAACAATTGCAAATAACACTACTGACATTCTAAATATTTCAGATACTAATATTGttttgggcggcacggcggacgactgcttagcacatctgcctcacaaaaacacgcgtgctaggttgactgaagactctaaattgcccgtaagtgtgaatgtgcgcgcgaatggttgtttgtttctatgtaccctgcgattgcgTTAACTTCGCTATTAGCTTGTAATCTCTTCTCGCTCGGTGTGTCGCACGCTTAGCTACTCCTCGTCCACTTTTAGTGATAACGCTACGTGTCACAAGTGGAATTTATTTGCCGCCACGGATGCGAGGATCTGTTACTTAAAAGGGAGGATCGGGACCGCGAGGGATTGTGTTTAGCCGCGCAGCTCATAGCTGGTGCAGAATCGGCGCAGGTTAGCTTAGCGTGTACCATTCCCCCCAGTTAGGGAGCAGCCGGGAAAAGAGGGAGGATGGACGGACGGGCTGTTTCTTTTGACCGGCTCAGAGCTGATTGGTTTGCGTGAACTGTCCACGAGGAGCACGCTGCTGCTGATTGGTGAGCTCCGCGGGACACACAGATTCCGTGTCAGTCGGGAGCgctgcaaaaaaacacaactttggCGAGCGCATGATGGCGTCGTCTGAAATCGCAATTTCGATCAGAAACCGTAAAATCGTTCAGCCCCAGTGTGAGCATTGTACGTGTGTGACTGCAGCGACCTCGATGGGCAGGTAGAGAACGGAGACGGCAATGGAGAAACTTCCTGCCAGCGTTTTCATGTCCTTCATCAACATTTGTTCCGTGTTGAGACCTGGAGACCACGACGTCATCGTCACCCCACGTGCCGTCGGGTGTGACGTCATTACCACGTGTGATGTCACATGCGACGTCATCGTCACACGTGACGCGGCCTCACCTGACACGTCAAACTTGGCTTTGTGCACAGCTTGGAAGAGAGCGCCGCGCGGTGGCAGGGAGGGGAAGCGCGCCTCCAGGGCGGCGGCGTACTGGCTGTCTTTGGGCGTCACCTTGCACGCCGCGGGCGCCATGTTCACGCAGTCGGTCAGGATGGTAGCTAAGCAACAGGCGGACACTAATCAGCCAGGGCTGGCAGACGCGGCGGGCGGAGTTTAAGGGAGATTTACCGTAGAGAAGCAGCGCCACCTGCTGGTCCAGGATGTGCGGAGCGTTCTGGATTAGGCGCTCGGTCACCAAGGTGGCGCAGGAGCCCACCATCTCCACGGTAACCGGGCAGGAGGGCCCGGGCTCTCTCTCCAGCTCGCGATGGTCGATGACCTCCACCACCGCCCCCTCCAGGTCAGCGTCTGAACTGCAATCACAACGGGTGGCTGTCACTCACCCCCCCCATCCCCGCTGATAAATTGCATcgtgatttttttaattacacttttgttttttgtgttttgaaacattttgtgcGCCGTCTGTCTTGCTTTTTACCCGGGAAGGACGTTGTGATCAACGAGCGTGAGGCGGAGGCGGCCCGTCCGCCGCAGCGCCGCCAAGTCCAGCTGGTCCCGGAAGAGCAGCGTGTCGGGACACAGGCCGGTCCGGCGCAGCAGAAACATGTTGTCGGAACGGAGCAGCAGCTCCCCCTGGCGGATGTTGAGCAGCGGCACGCTGAGCGCCGCTCGGTCGTCGCGCGTCTGCCGAGAGAGACACGGCCgacgtcacgtgacgtcacGTTACGTGACGTCCGACCGGCCGGGACGCGGCCTCACCTTGGACAGGTAGTAGGCGTACACCAGCGCGGACACCATCGAGTCCAGGTCACACGCCTCGTTTCCCAGAACCACGTGGAACGCGGGGCCTGACGGGAGCCGAGCACTTGCCTGGGGAAACCGCATCCGACGTGGAACAGGGACGTCCGGAATCCAACATCGACACACGACAAATAACAGcaacggaaagtattcagacccccttcaatttttcactctttcttatcttgcagccatttgctaaaatcatttcggTTCATTTCGCCCCCCCTCACtcgtgtacacacagcaccccattttgaaagaaaacaacggtttttcttttttaataaatctgccaaaAGTTCAGTGTTCTGTCAATAGgggggttctgtgtgtacattcatgagggaaaaaataatttcaatgattttagcaaatggctgcaatataacaaaaagtgacaaattgaagggggtctgaatactttccggag of the Phycodurus eques isolate BA_2022a chromosome 14, UOR_Pequ_1.1, whole genome shotgun sequence genome contains:
- the prune gene encoding exopolyphosphatase PRUNE1, with translation MDDFLSTCHAAAKASARLPSGPAFHVVLGNEACDLDSMVSALVYAYYLSKTRDDRAALSVPLLNIRQGELLLRSDNMFLLRRTGLCPDTLLFRDQLDLAALRRTGRLRLTLVDHNVLPGSDADLEGAVVEVIDHRELEREPGPSCPVTVEMVGSCATLVTERLIQNAPHILDQQVALLLYATILTDCVNMAPAACKVTPKDSQYAAALEARFPSLPPRGALFQAVHKAKFDVSGLNTEQMLMKDMKTLAGSFSIAVSVLYLPIEAFMQRAELEAELSVFCRKLSFDLLVLMSICFTETKQPIRELALFSHSDSRREQASRFLERAGNPALDLCPISSPHRHVAAYHQGNALASRKKLLPLLKDFLRTSDDEDDEDEGRVPPTPMNSLVEGCPLDAGPPPISADALHDKFSKMDAY